A single window of Vanessa atalanta chromosome 27, ilVanAtal1.2, whole genome shotgun sequence DNA harbors:
- the LOC125074413 gene encoding nucleolar GTP-binding protein 1: MSLYNFKKIAVVPTAKDFIDIILSKTQRKTPTVVHKHYKITRIRAFYIRKVKFTQQNFHDRLSRIIQEFPKLDDVHPFYADLMNVLYDKDHYKLGLGQLNTARHLIDNVAKDYVRLLKFGDSLYRCKQLKRAALGRMATIMKRQAANLTYLEQVRQHLARLPSIDPYTRTIIICGFPNVGKSSFINKITRADVEVQPYAFTTKSLYVGHTDYKYLRWQVIDTPGILDHPLEQRNVIEMQAVTALAHLRAAVLYVLDPSEQCGHSLEEQISLFESIKPLFSNKPLIVVLNKMDVIKPEELPPNKRALIEELEANCTKGNVVNADTNSELKTVPIMRMSTMTEEGVQEVKIEACERLLGHRVTEKMRTKKVDGILNRLHVATPTPRDGKARPPVLPPAVLQKMQKTAERETRKRKLEREIEVELGDDYVLDLQKNYTDIDEEERYDPIPEFWEGHNIADYIDPEIFDKLADLEKEEDLRMAGGMYAVPKIELDETMKEIRDLARQIRNKKAVLKDESRLVKQSTKPVMPRNSRARDKGRSTSKLRDEMEKLGVDMSDTQKAHFTRTRSRSRSQSAPRAKRARTDAAPPTTTLARTRDTQGVRDAAMQRRAKHMAHVAISKKTKKMGLKGEADRFIGTKMPKHLFSGKRGVGKTDRR, encoded by the exons atgagtTTGTACAACTTTAAAAAGATTGCCGTAGTGCCCACGGCCAaa GACttcatagatattatattatctaaaacACAAAGAAAAACACCGACAGTGGtgcataaacattataaaatcacaAGAATCCGTGccttttatataagaaaagtaaAGTTCACTCAACAGAACTTTCACGACAGATTATCTAGAATAATACAG GAGTTTCCGAAACTTGATGACGTTCATCCATTTTATGCCGATCTCATGAATGTCCTGTACGATAAGGACCATTACAAGCTCGGTCTCGGACAGTTAAACACAGCCAGGCATCTAATTGACAA TGTAGCAAAGGATTATGTACGTTTACTCAAATTTGGTGATTCATTGTACCGTTGTAAGCAGTTGAAACGGGCTGCTCTCGGTCGTATGGCCACGATTATGAAAAGACAGGCAGCCAATTTAACGTATTTGGAACAG GTCCGTCAGCACTTAGCCCGTCTGCCCTCAATAGATCCGTACACTCGTACAATCATCATCTGCGGTTTCCCTAATGTCGGAAAGTCAAGTTTCATCAAtaag aTCACACGAGCAGATGTGGAAGTCCAACCATATGCGTTCACAACAAAGAGCTTGTACGTTGGACACacggattataaatatttgagatGGCAG GTGATAGACACACCCGGAATCCTGGATCACCCGCTCGAGCAAAGGAATGTGATTGAAATGCAAGCAGTAACAGCATTGGCTCACTTGAGAGCCGCAGTCCTCTATGTATTGGATCCCTCTGAGCAGTGCGGACACAGTCTTGAGGAACAG ATATCTCTCTTTGAGAGTATTAAGCCGCTCTTCAGTAACAAGCCATTAATAGTTGTGCTCAATAAGATGGATGTGATCAAACCTGAGGAACTGCCTCCCAACAAGAGAGCCTTGATCGAAGAGTTGGAAGCCAATTGTACGAAAGGAAATGTTGTCAa TGCGGATACGAATTCGGAACTCAAAACGGTACCCATAATGAGGATGTCCACTATGACAGAGGAGGGTGTGCAGGAGGTCAAGATAGAGGCCTGCGAACGGCTACTGGGTCACAGGGTCACTGAGAAGATGAGGACGAAGAAG GTGGACGGTATCCTCAACCGACTACACGTGGCTACCCCCACACCGCGCGACGGTAAAGCGCGACCACCCGTCTTGCCGCCAGCCGTGCTACAAAAGATGCAGAAGACAGCTGAGAGAGAGACTCGCAAGAGGAAACTCGAGAGGGAGATTGAAGTGGAACTTGGTGATGACTACGTTCTCG ATTTACAGAAGAATTACACGGATATTGATGAAGAGGAACGATATGATCCAATACCGGAGTTCTgggagggacataacatcgctGACTACATTGATCCGGAGATATTTGAT AAATTAGCAGATCTAGAGAAGGAAGAGGACCTTAGGATGGCTGGAGGCATGTACGCTGTGCCCAAGATCGAGCTAGATGAGACGATGAAGGAGATTCGAGACCTGGCTAGGCAGATACG CAACAAGAAGGCCGTGCTGAAGGATGAGTCCCGACTCGTGAAACAGTCCACCAAACCCGTGATGCCGCGCAACAGTCGCGCCAGAGACAAGGGTCGCTCCACCTCCAAGCTCAGGGATGAGATGGAGAAACTCG GCGTGGACATGTCGGACACGCAGAAGGCGCACTTCACGCGCACGCGCTCGCGCTCGCGCTCGCAGTCGGCGCCGCGGGCCAAGCGCGCGCGCACCGACGCCGCGCCCCCCACCACCACCCTCGCGCGCACCCGCGACACGCAGGGCGTGCGCGACGCAGCC ATGCAAAGGCGAGCGAAGCACATGGCGCACGTGGCGATCTCCAAGAAGACGAAGAAGATGGGTCTCAAGGGAGAGGCGGATCGCTTCATCGGTACCAAGATGCCGAAACATTTGTTCTCCGGCAAGCGAGGAGTCGGCAAGACGGACAGACGGTAG
- the LOC125074290 gene encoding presequence protease, mitochondrial, producing the protein MYARFHNCGWTALQKRLNLSNCRSYASILKKKENLSNTLQPGKIYHGFVCTEVEPIKEYNMTAYLLTHEKTKTEYLHLERDDSNNVFSVGFRTTPLDSMGTPHILEHTVLCGSEKYPVRDPFFKMLNRSLATFMNAMTGPDYTFYPFSSQNEIDYRNLQKVYLDAVFKPNLARLDFLQEGWRLEHLKLEDKTSEMVFKGVVYNEMKGAFSETSSLFGQKFINTILPKGTYGYVSGGDPLCIPELTHEHLKNFHATYYHPSNARIYSYGNFPLEQNLKFLNETYLSKYQYLDPANTIVTPQERWKMIQRANIACRVDQYGGPVEKQNQIALGYVMSDITEIYETFMLSALAELMIIGPNSAFYKSLIEKNISGGYNSLTGYENQIRDTLFVVGLRDVEKSKFETIESIVNQTIDEIFTKGFEKNHIESVLHGFELAIKHQSPKFGLNLLFSLMPLWNHNGPILNALKVNTLLDKLKTNLMNPSYIKDVIEKYFLLNNHKLIMTMQPDPKFDDVFTEAEAKLLKTKVKNLTPEQKEQIFADGIELSQAQKEIQKLDVLPCLKIDEITLNKTAPSLEHTISGTIPLQLCKANTNGVTYFKGVVGTDCLNEKLRPLLPFFNYVLDKFDTKSYNYRDFDKYVSKSTSGLSFVTHIAEHIDQQEQYEQGVLISSHCLDENLPKMLDIWTEIFSRPNFENGERMTMLLTNYCSSLTSGIIDSGHTYAMQAARSLLSSVDECKESLLGIKHIMSMQEIQKTHKTEDIQDIVDLIGKNILKGDNLRAAFHYSNTTENLNEFIDKFCTNLCKGETNKDVNRINWTDTKPFQKENRGIHISMNIPVNFCAKVVPTVPYTDPDYPKLRVLSRFLTSKYLHPIVREQNGAYGGGAMLTIDGVVNFYSYRDPNSRVTMDVFDETADWMSRNKDLIDEQNLFEAKLSILQQMDQPVAEYMKGIEMFLYGLSYDIWQMQRERVLAVQKEDLIEVCQKYLTADKWSGKCVIGDGASQQLIKDGEAWETISGPQD; encoded by the coding sequence atgTACGCGAGATTTCATAACTGCGGCTGGACGGCTCTCCAAAAGCGTCTGAACTTATCAAATTGTAGAAGCTACGCAAGTATTCTGAAAAAGAAAGAGAATCTATCCAATACCTTACAGCCAGGAAAAATTTACCATGGATTCGTGTGCACTGAAGTCGAGCCCATCAAAGAGTATAATATGACAGCTTACCTACTTACACACGAAAAGACTAAGACTGAGTACCTACATTTAGAAAGAGATGACTCCAATAATGTTTTCTCTGTCGGTTTCCGAACGACACCCCTAGATTCTATGGGAACTCCTCATATTCTAGAACATACTGTATTATGTGGATCTGAAAAGTATCCGGTCCGAGACCCATTCTTTAAAATGCTTAACAGATCATTAGCGACATTCATGAATGCAATGACTGGTCCAGATTACACATTTTATCCATTTTCTTCCCAAAATGAAATAGATTATAGAAATCTccaaaaagtatatttagatgcAGTTTTTAAGCCTAATCTAGCTAGACTAGATTTCTTACAAGAAGGCTGGAGATTAGAACACTTAAAATTAGAAGATAAAACGTCAGAAATGGTATTTAAGGGTGTTGTGTATAATGAAATGAAAGGTGCCTTCTCTGAAACAAGTTCACTATTTGgccaaaaatttataaacacaattctACCAAAAGGCACTTATGGCTATGTCTCTGGTGGCGATCCTCTGTGCATTCCAGAGCTAACCCACGAGCATTTAAAGAATTTCCATGCAACATACTATCATCCAAGCAATGCAAGGATATATTCATATGGCAATTTCCCACTAGAACAAAACTTGAAATTTCTAAATGAGACATATCTGAGTAAATACCAGTATTTGGACCCAGCAAATACTATCGTAACGCCTCAAGAGAGGTGGAAGATGATACAGAGAGCAAATATTGCGTGTAGAGTTGACCAATATGGGGGCCCAGTGGAAAAACAGAATCAAATTGCTTTAGGCTATGTTATGTCTGATATAACAGAAATATACGAAACATTCATGCTTAGTGCATTAGCTGAGTTAATGATTATAGGACCTAACTCGGCTTTCTACAAAAGTTTGATTGAAAAGAACATATCTGGTGGATATAATTCATTAACAGGGTACGAAAATCAAATTAGAGATACTCTCTTTGTCGTTGGTTTACGTGATGTTGAAAAATCGAAATTTGAAACAATAGAAAGCATTGTTAATCAAACCattgatgaaatatttacaaagggTTTTGAGAAAAATCATATTGAAAGTGTCTTGCATGGATTTGAATTAGCAATTAAGCATCAGTCACCGAAATTTGGACTTAATTTACTATTCAGTTTAATGCCATTGTGGAACCATAATGGACCAATATTAAATGCTTTAAAAGTCAATACATTACTTGACAAACTTAAAACAAATCTCATGAATCCTTCATACATAAAGGacgtaattgaaaaatatttcctcttaaacaatcataaattaattatgacaatGCAGCCAGATCCCAAATTTGATGACGTATTTACTGAGGCTGAAGCGAAATTGCTTAAAACAAAAGTGAAAAATCTAACTCCAGAGCAGAAAGAGCAGATATTCGCTGATGGTATAGAACTTTCACAGGCTCAAAAGGAAATACAGAAACTGGACGTTTTACCATGTTTAAAAATTGACGAGATTACTTTGAATAAAACTGCACCGTCTTTAGAGCATACAATTTCAGGTACAATTCCTCTACAGCTTTGTAAAGCAAACACAAATGGTGTGACTTATTTCAAAGGTGTTGTGGGTACAGATTGTTTGAATGAAAAACTGAGGCCATTGTTACCATTCTTCAACTATGTTCTAGACAAATTTGACacaaaatcttataattatcgGGATTTCGACAAATATGTCAGTAAGTCCACTTCGGGCTTATCGTTTGTGACTCATATTGCTGAGCATATTGATCAGCAAGAACAGTATGAACAGGGTGTTCTAATCAGCAGTCATTGTCTTGATGAAAATTTACCAAAAATGCTTGATATTTGGACTGAAATATTTTCAAGACCAAACTTTGAGAACGGTGAAAGAATGACAATGCTCCTAACCAACTATTGTTCATCCTTAACAAGTGGGATCATAGATAGTGGCCATACCTATGCAATGCAAGCCGCACGGTCTCTTTTATCTTCTGTAGATGAATGTAAAGAAAGTCTTTTAGGAATTAAACACATTATGAGTATGCAAGAAATACAAAAGACTCATAAGACTGAAGATATTCAAGACATTGTTGACCTTAtcggtaaaaatatattgaaaggtGATAACTTAAGAGCTGCATTCCACTATTCAAACACAACTGAAAATTTAAATGAGTTTATTGATAAATTCTGCACAAATCTTTGCAAAGGTGAAACAAACAAAGATGTAAATAGAATCAACTGGACAGATACAAAACCATTTCAGAAAGAGAACCGAGGTATTCATATATCAATGAACATTCCAGTAAATTTCTGCGCTAAAGTTGTACCAACCGTGCCATATACAGACCCTGATTACCCTAAGCTGCGTGTGCTGTCCCGATTTTTAACATCTAAATACTTACATCCAATTGTTAGAGAACAAAATGGAGCATATGGTGGAGGGGCAATGTTGACGATCGATGGTGTGGTTAACTTTTATTCATACAGAGATCCTAATTCACGTGTCACTATGGATGTATTCGATGAAACAGCAGACTGGATGTCAAGGAACAAAGATCTTATTGATGAACAAAATCTATTTGAAGCGAAGCTGTCGATTTTACAGCAGATGGACCAACCTGTAGCCGAATACATGAAGGGTATAGAAATGTTCTTATATGGTCTATCATATGATATTTGGCAGATGCAGAGAGAACGAGTTTTAGCTGTCCAGAAGGAAGATTTGATTGAAGTGTGCCAAAAGTATTTAACAGCTGATAAATGGTCTGGAAAATGCGTTATCGGTGACGGAGCATCCCAACAATTGATAAAAGATGGCGAAGCTTGGGAAACAATAAGTGGACCACAGGATTGA
- the LOC125074140 gene encoding uncharacterized protein LOC125074140, whose translation MNHESSSGLKDLLDTTSDCMHELSNLGINVDSWDPIVIYVVSLKLDAETRKQWELHANSLNEDLPTLTQFKDFLESRFRALEFMEPSKNKAKLTPNAYQTKSLHAASDVRCPHCTESHKLWSCGKFAKEDVNVRQDIVKSLGLCYNCLGNNHTGKICRVPTTCRICKRKHHTLLHGKASSYTVTVATDIDESDATENEQEETYPESSNLTNEVTNSIISNFATKQTRTQTLLATALIKAESKNGSPQILRALLDQGSQASFISEAAVQLLGVDKIDARSCISGVGGGQGGLTTKYAVKVNIQSLHDTSFQLQVQAHVLKRVTSVLPERKFVLPFWADLGQIDLADPQYNLPNKIDILLGAEVYCNILKQGLKKHPTNCMIAQNTYLGWVLSGQVDNNEKLGNCLNVVANHAKLEENELLKQFWELEAEPNMVLEKVFTPEEEECERHFATTTCRDETGRYVVELPFRRTKIFGQYGDTRKIAVNRLIALEKRLSKNLDQKENYQKVIKEYMTLGHMEPVRHESAEREGNEKVWLPHHAVIRPDKSTTKTRIVFNASDRSANGISLNDTLMVGPTLQLELRQVIMRWRLHPICLTADIIKMYRQVKVAKRHVDYQRIVWRDDSLSEIKDFRLLRVTFGTSCAPYLAVKVLQQIAIDEGEKYPLAAGRVKTDFYIDDLMTGCQSETEAKEIYKQMNDLLEKGGFKLQKWTSNREELMKWWKEENIGIKDREIKEDSVTKILGLTWNRCSDTFHYVVKMPTEMPETKRQIIAEICRLYDPLGWIAPCVVTAKVFIQKLWLAGLDWDVKLPSELLLEWNTYRKELCNLSLFQIPRWVQKADSDIQVELHGFSDASTVAYSAVVYLRCITALGQVESHLLSAKTKVAPVKQVSVPRLELCGAVLLTKLLVEVSNVLKIDKANLHAWTDSTIVLAWLSDHPSRWKTFVANRTSEILTRLDAAQWSYVKTKDNPADCASRGVKPSDLISDELWKCGPAWLRNNKIEYMKPLSICTKTDLETRLVKAHMEVINPNDDAEDLTLKFSSLRKLIRTLAYCRRFLRLKNPNVSKDTPLPYLTATELQDTLISCVRQHQFHLFADERRNLVKSMNVGTKSKIKALNPFLDKFGLLRVGGRMENSELPDNSKHPIIINGDSHIAKLIVTDAHEKTLHGGQQLMCNLVRTKYWVTNLKNLAKRVIHTCIACTRNAAKFRTQLMGQLPPCRVIPDKPFANSGVDYAGPIAIRTSKGRGHKSHKGYICLFVCMATRAVHIEAVSDLTTEGFLAAFKRFVARRGRCNHLWSDNGTNFVGASRELKNLFSHEKSSIGTEIAALLANNGTEWHFIPPYAPNFGGLWEAGIKSTKHHLRRVIGDSTLTYEELSTVLAQIEACLNSRPLSVTGSDPDNALPLTPGHFLVGEPLLTAPDHSYANKSISSLRRWQLTQKMLQCFWKRWSQEYLTHFFQRYKWNVKIPELKIGDVVLVREDGLPPAKWLCGRVVNLHPGRDKLTRVVSLKYKNTIVQRPASKVCPLPLAT comes from the coding sequence ATGAACCATGAATCGTCCAGTGGTTTAAAAGATCTTCTCGATACTACCTCAGATTGTATGCATGAGTTGTCAAATTTAGGTATTAATGTTGATTCATGGGACCctattgttatatatgttgTCAGCTTGAAGTTGGACGCTGAAACTCGCAAACAATGGGAATTACATGCTAATAGTTTAAACGAAGATTTACCTACCTTAAcccaatttaaagattttttagaaaGTCGTTTCCGCGCCTTGGAATTTATGGAACCTTCAAAAAATAAAGCTAAATTAACACCAAACGCTTACCAAACTAAGTCCTTACATGCCGCTTCAGATGTTAGATGTCCTCACTGCACCGAAAGTCACAAGTTATGGTCCTGTGGTAAATTCGCCAAGGAAGATGTAAACGTACGTCAAGACATTGTTAAGTCATTAGGACTTTGCTATAATTGCCTTGGCAATAATCACACCGGAAAAATATGCCGTGTACCAACGACATGCCGTATTTGTAAGAGGAAGCATCACACACTTCTTCATGGCAAAGCCAGTTCGTATACAGTGACAGTTGCAACAGATATAGATGAATCTGATGCAACTGAAAATGAACAAGAGGAAACTTACCCGGAATCGTCAAACCTGACGAATGAGGTCACTAAtagtataattagtaattttgcGACGAAACAGACACGTACACAAACATTATTAGCTACAGCTCTGATTAAGGCTGAATCCAAAAACGGAAGCCCTCAGATACTGAGAGCTTTGCTTGATCAAGGATCACAAGCGTCTTTCATATCTGAAGCAGCGGTGCAACTTTTAGGAGTAGACAAAATTGATGCAAGAAGTTGCATCTCTGGGGTGGGGGGAGGTCAAGGTGGCTTAACTACAAAGTATGCAGTTAAGGTTAATATACAGTCACTTCATGACACTTCATTCCAATTGCAAGTACAAGCTCACGTTTTAAAAAGAGTTACTTCTGTTTTACCAGaaagaaaatttgttttacCGTTTTGGGCAGATCTAGGTCAAATTGATTTGGCAGATCCGCAGTACAATCTCCCAAATAAGATCGATATATTATTAGGAGCTGAAGTTTATTGTAACATTCTAAAACAAGGTTTAAAGAAGCACCCTACCAATTGTATGATCGCACAAAATACTTACCTTGGATGGGTATTGTCGGGTCAAGTAGACAATAACGAAAAATTAGGTAACTGTCTCAATGTGGTAGCGAATCATGCCAAGCTAGAAGAAAACGAATTACTGAAACAATTTTGGGAATTAGAAGCCGAGCCAAACATGGTGCTCGAGAAAGTCTTCACTCCAGAAGAGGAAGAATGTGAAAGGCATTTTGCTACTACCACCTGTAGAGATGAGACGGGTCGATACGTGGTAGAATTGCCTTTCCGTCGCACAAAAATTTTTGGTCAATATGGAGATACGAGAAAAATAGCCGTAAACAGATTAATAGCATTAGAAAAGAGATTATCGAAAAATCTTgatcaaaaagaaaattatcaaaAGGTTATAAAAGAGTACATGACCCTCGGTCACATGGAACCAGTAAGACATGAGTCAGCAGAAAGAGAAGGAAATGAGAAAGTCTGGCTACCCCATCACGCGGTTATTAGACCAGACAAGAGCACGACGAAGACTCGTATAGTATTCAACGCTTCGGATAGAAGTGCCAATGGTATATCTCTCAATGATACATTAATGGTCGGGCCTACGTTACAATTGGAACTACGTCAAGTTATCATGCGATGGAGACTGCATCCAATTTGTCTTACGGCtgacattattaaaatgtaccGTCAAGTTAAAGTAGCCAAAAGGCACGTAGATTATCAAAGAATCGTATGGCGTGATGATTCGCTATCTGAAATAAAAGACTTTCGACTATTAAGAGTAACGTTTGGTACATCCTGTGCGCCTTATTTGGCGGTCAAAGTTTTACAGCAAATCGCTATAGATGAAGGAGAAAAATATCCGTTAGCAGCAGGAAGAGTAAAAACCGATTTCTATATCGATGACCTCATGACCGGATGTCAATCTGAAACAGAagcaaaagaaatatataaacaaatgaatgacttaTTAGAAAAGGGTGGATTTAAGCTACAAAAGTGGACTAGCAATAGAGAAGAATTGATGAAGTGGTGGAAGGAAGAAAATATAGGAATAAAGGATAGAGAAATAAAGGAAGACAGTGTAACTAAAATTCTTGGTCTTACCTGGAATCGATGCTCGGATACATTTCATTATGTAGTAAAAATGCCTACAGAGATGCCTGAAACTAAAAGACAAATTATCGCTGAAATATGCCGTTTGTACGATCCTCTTGGGTGGATAGCTCCGTGTGTAGTCACAGCAaaggtttttatacaaaaattgtgGCTTGCAGGACTTGACTGGGACGTTAAATTACCATCTGAACTTTTGCTTGAATGGAACACCTACCGGAAAGAATTGTGCAATTTGAGTCTCTTCCAAATACCCCGCTGGGTTCAAAAGGCAGATAGCGACATACAGGTAGAGTTACATGGTTTTAGTGATGCATCGACTGTAGCGTATTCAGCCGTCGTATATCTAAGATGTATTACAGCTCTAGGTCAGGTTGAGTCTCATTTATTAAGCGCTAAAACTAAGGTAGCTCCAGTGAAACAAGTATCTGTCCCTCGCCTCGAGTTGTGTGGAGCTGTTTTGCTTACCAAGTTGCTGGTTGAAGTGTCTAATGTTCTCAAAATAGATAAAGCTAATTTACATGCTTGGACAGACTCTACGATTGTTTTGGCATGGTTAAGCGATCATCCAAGCCGATGGAAAACCTTCGTGGCAAACCGGACATCTGAAATTCTTACGCGTTTAGATGCAGCTCAGTGGTCTTATGTCAAGACGAAAGATAATCCTGCTGACTGTGCGTCACGAGGTGTAAAACCAAGTGACTTGATTTCTGACGAGTTGTGGAAGTGTGGGCCAGCTTGGCTACGCAACAACaaaatagaatatatgaaaCCATTGTCTATATGTACCAAAACGGATTTAGAAACGAGACTTGTAAAAGCACACATGGAGGTCATAAACCCTAACGACGACGCTGAAGATTTAACCCTTAAATTTTCATCATTGCGAAAATTAATAAGAACTCTAGCGTACTGCCGAAGATTCCTAAGGTTGAAAAATCCAAATGTGTCTAAGGATACACCTTTACCATATCTTACGGCCACAGAACTTCAAGACACACTGATCAGCTGTGTTCGACAACatcaatttcatttattcgCTGATGAAAGACGAAATCTTGTGAAGTCAATGAATGTCGGAACTAAGAGCAAGATAAAAGCTCTAAACCCATTCCTCGATAAATTTGGACTGTTACGAGTAGGAGGTCGAATGGAGAATTCCGAGTTACCAGACAACAGCAAACatcctattattattaacggaGACTCTCATATAGCCAAACTTATTGTCACTGATGCTCACGAGAAGACATTACATGGTGGTCAGCAGTTAATGTGTAATTTAGTTAGAACCAAATATTGGGTCACTAACTTAAAAAACTTAGCCAAAAGAGTAATTCATACTTGTATTGCTTGTACAAGAAATGCGGCCAAATTTCGAACTCAGTTAATGGGTCAGTTACCACCTTGTCGGGTAATACCTGATAAGCCGTTTGCAAACTCAGGCGTAGATTACGCGGGACCCATTGCCATACGTACATCAAAGGGAAGAGGCCATAAATCTCATAAAGGGTATATTTGTCTATTTGTTTGCATGGCCACGCGAGCTGTCCACATTGAAGCCGTTTCAGACCTCACGACAGAAGGATTCTTAGCTGCTTTTAAGCGTTTCGTCGCCCGAAGAGGTCGCTGTAATCATTTGTGGAGCGATAATGGCACTAATTTTGTCGGGGCCTCGCGCGagcttaaaaacttattttcacACGAAAAGTCGTCTATTGGAACTGAAATCGCAGCGTTACTGGCCAACAATGGTACAGAATGGCACTTCATTCCTCCGTATGCCCCAAATTTCGGTGGACTATGGGAGGCAGGAATAAAAAGCACAAAGCACCATCTGCGCAGAGTTATAGGCGACTCTACCTTGACATACGAAGAATTGTCCACGGTTCTAGCTCAAATCGAAGCGTGTCTCAATTCGCGACCACTTTCAGTTACTGGATCAGACCCAGACAATGCATTACCTTTGACACCTGGCCATTTTTTGGTTGGCGAGCCATTGTTAACAGCCCCTGACCACAGTTAtgcaaataaatcaataagcTCACTGCGTCGTTGGCAACTAACACAAAAAATGTTGCAGTGTTTTTGGAAGAGATGGTCTCAGGAATACTTGACCCATTTCTTTCAAAGATATAAATGGAATGTAAAAATCCCAGAATTGAAAATAGGAGATGTGGTTTTGGTGCGTGAGGACGGTTTACCTCCTGCTAAGTGGCTTTGTGGAAGAGTGGTAAATCTTCATCCAGGAAGAGATAAACTCACTCGAGTAGtttctcttaaatataaaaacacaatcgTTCAGCGTCCAGCTTCGAAGGTTTGTCCCTTACCACTTGCAACTTAA
- the LOC125074313 gene encoding probable methyltransferase-like protein 25, which yields MVFFKKYQHLFKYPNTDILVKNILDQIQVDFLNNIDVFADDFDLSTIRSDYLTDFYRRLNKLTVQYVEFENKDLEFLIDVPLSVKKKHEIAYLAKEIEILAKDSNCETVVDFGSGLGYLDQQIFKTTGYNVLGLECNETHYVGAKKRQRKYHSDSIDHVKYVKHTVNEESYVNIDEYIEDKFVSCNSFCIAGLHACADLTIDAMNIFLKMEKARAILIMPCCYHRILEKTSCKFKNFPLSNALKDIYEKYNGSDYLTVPFLRLATQPPNACKEKMEDLVFNLLARAVLQLYSSEHNCQLKRNKRKAVRLKSIGNNFEEYIHDAISGYRLICNNTDNSKNSTILDTEQLSRIWREIPPLTFKKAAIFIFLQNVLQPVCENFILYDRLFYLQEKGIKKCKFKKIANENISPRCLALLAQK from the exons AtggtattctttaaaaaatatcagcaTCTATTTAAATATCCCAATACcgatattttagtaaaaaacattttagatcAGATTCaagttgattttttaaataacatagatGTCTTTGCTGATGATTTTGATCTTAGTACAATACGTAGTGACTATTTAACGGATTTTTAtcgaagattaaataaattgacagtGCAATAtgttgaatttgaaaataaagattTGGAATTTTTAATCGATGTGCCGCTGAGTGTTAAGAAGAAGCACGAAATAGCGTACTTAGCTAAAGAAATCGAAATATTAGCAAAGGATTCAAACTGCGAAACTGTCGTCGATTTTGGGTCAGGATtg GGATACTTGGAtcagcaaatatttaaaacgacgGGTTATAACGTTTTAGGTCTAGAATGCAATGAGACGCATTACGTTGGTGCTAAAAAACGTCAAAGGAAATACCACAGTGATTCAATTGATCACgttaaatatgtaaaacataCTGTTAATGAAGAATCATACGTAAATATAGATGAATATATAGAAGATAAATTTGTAAGCTGTAATAGTTTTTGTATAGCAGGCTTACACGCGTGTGCAGACTTGACCATAGACgcgatgaatatatttttgaaaatggaaaaaGCGCGCGCTATTCTAATAATGCCGTGTTGCTATCATAGAATACTTGAAAAAACTAGTTGTAAGTTTAAAAATTTTCCACTAAGCAATgctttaaaagatatatatgaaaaatacaatGGAAGTGATTATTTGACGGTGCCGTTTTTGAGGTTAGCAACACAACCTCCGAATGCTTGTAAAGAAAAAATGGAAGACttggtttttaatttgctaGCACGAGCTGTTCTACAACTTTATAGTTCTGAAC ACAATTGTCAgcttaaaagaaataaacgtAAAGCAGTAAGATTGAAATCAATCggaaataattttgaagaatACATACACGATGCTATTTCCGGCTATAGATTAATATGCAATAACACAGACAATAGCAAGAATAGTACAATTTTGGATACTGAACAATTGTCTAGAATATGGCGCGAAATTCCTCCATTGACGTTTAAAAAGgccgccatttttatttttcttcaaaatgTTTTGCAACCGGTTtgcgaaaattttattttatacgacagattattttacttacaagagaaaggaataaaaaaatgtaaatttaagaaaatcgctaatgaaaatatatcaccTCGTTGTTTAGCTTTATTGGCTCAAAAGTAG